DNA from Aquaspirillum sp. LM1:
ACATGTTTGCCCTCAACCGCGCCGGCCAGCACAAGGTGAGCGTGCGTGAGGCGCTGGGCTGGTCGGCCATCTGGTTTACCATTGCCATGCTGTTCAATGGCTGGCTGTGGTGGCATATCCGCAGCGATACTTCACTGGCGCTGGACGAGGCTGCCCGCCATGCGCTGGCCGATCAGAAGGCGCTGGAGTTTCTCACCGGCTACCTGATTGAAAAATCGCTGGCAGTGGATAATATCTTTGTGTTTTTGCTGTTGTTCAGCTTTTTCAAGGTGCCGGATATTTACCAGCGCCGGGTACTGGTGTACGGGGTGGTCGGGGCAATTGTCATGCGTGCGATCATGATTGCCGTTGGCGCGGTGCTGGTGGCCGAATTTGCCTGGATTCTGTATGTGTTCGGGGCGTTTCTGGTGTTTACCGGCCTGAAGATGATGCTGCCGGAAAAAGAGGAAAAAGACGACCTGACCAACAACCCGGTGCTGAAATGGCTGCGCCGCCACCTGCGGGTGACCGAAGAATTCCATGAGGAAAAGTTCTTTATCATCCGCAACGGGGTGCGCTGGGCCACGCCGCTGTTTTTGGTGCTGGTAATGATTGAGCTGACCGATCTGGTGTTTGCCGTGGACAGCATTCCGGCGATTTTTTCGGTGACGCAGGATCCGTTCATCGTGATGACCTCGAATATCTTCGCCATTCTGGGCTTGCGTGCGCTGTACTTCCTGCTGGCCGATATTGCCGACCGCTTCCACCTGCTCAAATACGGCCTGGCTGCCGTGCTGACCTTCATTGGCATGAAGATGCTGCTGCTGGAGGTGTTTCATATTCCGGTGGTGGTGTCGCTGGCGGTGGTGTTCCTGCTGCTGACGGCGTCGATTGTGGCGTCCTTGCTGGTCAGCCGCAAAACCGCCGGGTAAGCGGTCTGCGCTGCTGCTGCTGTTCTGGCTCAAAAAAAACCGGTCCTGTGGACCGGTTTTTTTTCGGGCTGCGTCAAGCGCGACACTCAGGCTGCGCTGCGCAAGCCCAGCGAAAACTCGCGCAGGGCGCGGATGCCGCTGGCTTCGGCGCGGGTGCACCAGTCTTGCAGGTCGTGCAGCAGCTCATCGCGTGAGCGGCTGGAGCGTTCCCACAAGCGGCCCAGCTCCTGGCGCATGGTGTAAATGGTGTGCAGCTTGGGGCTGTGCGCCAGCAGGGTATCCAGCGCTTGGCGATCGCAGTCCGGGGTGTCCTTGGCGTCCTGCTTGAGCCAGATCTTCATTTTTTTCGGCAGGTGAATTCCGTGAAAATCCGGCAGCTTGGCCGAGGCCAGCAGGCGGTCGATTTCGCCGGCGTACTCGGTTTTCAGCTGGCGGGCATACTGCGAGGCCACGGCATAGCGGTTGGTGATGATGGTCTGCAGGGTTTCTGCCGCGAGCGGAGCCACTTGCTGGGTGTCGCCCAGCGCCAGATGCGGGGCCACACGACGCACTTTGGCCAGACGGGCGATTTCCAGCATGCGGATGTACATCCAGCCGATGTCGAATTCGTACCATTTGTACGACAGCTTGGCCGAGGTACCAAAAGTGTGGTGATTGTTGTGCAGCTCCTCGCCGCCAATCAGGATGCCCCAGGGCACCAGGTTGGTGGCAGCGTCTTCGTTCTCGAAGTTGCGATACCCCCAGTAGTGGCCAATGCCATTTACCACACCAGCGGCCCAGAACGGAATCCACACCATCTGCACCGCCCAGATGGCCAGGCCTGCCGGGCCAAACAGCAGCAGGTCAAGACCCAGCATCAGGAAAATGCCCAGGCCGTTGTGCGGGGTGTACAGGCGGTTTTCAATCCAGTCATCCGGTGCGCCATGGCCAAACTTGTCCATGATGCTGCGGTCCTTGCATGCCACCCGATACAGCTCGGCACCTTGCCACAGCACTTTTTTCAGGCCAAGTACCTGTGGGCTGTGCGGGTCTTCCGGGGTTTCGCAGCGGGCGTGGTGCTTGCGGTGAATCGCTGCCCATTCGCGGGTAATCATGCCGGTGGTCAGCCACAGCCAGAAGCGGAAAAAATGGCTGGGCAGCGGGTGCAGATCGAGCGCGCGATGCGCCTGATGGCGGTGCAGGAAGATGGTGACCGAGGCAATGGTGATGTGGGTCAGGCCCAGCGCCACCAGTACATACCCCCACCACGGCAGATCAATCAACCCGTTCAGGTATTCCATTAAAATAAACCTCGCAAAGTGCGCAATAGATCAACTATTTTAGCGTATTTGTCACGTTTGGCGCGCATGCCGGCAAGATTTGCCGCCGTAGCCCGCCGCCAGCTGTTCATTTTTGCCTGCAGGAGCCTGCTGATGTCAATCGCCGACTGGCCAGAAGACCAACGTCCCCGTGAAAAACTGCTGGCCAAAGGAGCCGCCAGCCTGACCGACGCCGAGTTGCTGGCGATTTTCTTGCGCACTGGCATCCGTGGCAAAAACGCCGTCGAGCTGGCGCGGGAGCTGATTGTCCATTTTGATGGTTCGCTGGCCCGGCTGTTTGCCGCCAGCCCGCAGGCGTTTTCAGCGGTGCCGGGGCTGGGGCTGGCCAAGTTCAGCCAGCTGGCAGCCGTGCGCGAACTGGCCGACCGGGCGATGGCCGAGCGGCTGTATCAGGACGACGTTCTGTCCAGCCCGAATGCGGTGCGCGACTACCTGCGCCTGCGCCTGGGCCGCCGCGAGCGTGAAGTGTTTGTGGTGCTGTGCCTGTCGGCGCAAAACCGGGTGCTGGCCATGGACGAGCTGTTTGAAGGCACGCTGACCGAAACCCGGGTGTACGCGCGTGAAGTGGTGCGGCTGGCGCTGCTGCGCAACGCCGCTGCGTTGATCATTGCCCATAATCACCCGTCTGGTGCCAGCGAAGCCAGCCAGGCTGACCGACTGCTGACCCAGCAACTGCAACAGGCGCTGGCCCTGGTGGATATACGCCTGCTTGACCATGTGCTGGTGGCGGGCCATCAGGCGGTGTCGTTTGCCGAACAGGGCTGGATGTAGGCCGCACCCCGCATAGCGTTCACCCGCCAGCCGGGTAACCAGGCCCGGCAGGGGCGCTTACTCTGCCGTGGACTCCCGGCTGCCATGCTTGGCTTCCCAGGCCAGCCGGCGGGCTTCTTTTTCCAGCGCACGGGCGGCGCGGGCTTCGGCTTCGGCGGCTTCCTTCACCTTGCGGGCGGCAATCGACGCGGCCTTGGCGCGGGCACGGGCTTCGGCCTCGGCGGCTTCCTGGGCTTCCAGTTCGGCGCGGCTGGTGCAGGGCCGGGTTTTTTCAAACAGGGCAATGCTTTCCACATGGGCAGTGTGCGGAAACATATTGATGATGCCCGCCGAGCGCAGGGTATAGCCTTTGGTGTTGACCAGCACGCCAGCGTCACGCGCCAGGGTGGCCGGGTTGCACGACACATATACCAGCACGGCAGGCGCGGTGTCTTCGTCCAGTGCCTTGCACAGGGCAATCGCCCCATCACGCGGCGGGTCGATCAGCATCTTGTCAAAACGGCCCAGCGCCGCAAACGATTCTGGCGTGACGTCAAACAGATTGGCCATGCGGTAGCTGACCTGGCTGTCCAGGCCATTGTGGCGGGCGTTGTCGATGGCGCGTTCCACCAGCGACTGGCTGCCCTCCATGCCCAGCACGGTGGCCCCGCTGCGGGCAATCGGCAGGGTGAAATTGCCAATGCCACAAAACATGTCGGCAATGCGCTCGCCTGGCTGTGGATTCAGCAGACGCATGGCGCGCGCCACCATCACCCGGTTGATGCCAGGGTTCACCTGGGTGAACTCGGTGGGACGGTACGGCATCACCACGCGGAAATCCGGCAGCGAGTAGGTCAGCGCCGGGGCATCCAGCGGATAAAACGGGTAACAGGTTTCCGGGCCCTTGGGCTGCAGCCAGGCCTGCAGCGCGCGCTGCGGCGTGCTGTGCGCATCGACAAACTGGCGCAGCAGCGTCTCATCGGCGGCGGTCAGCGGGTCCATGATGCGGAACACCAGCACGTCCACCGCGTCGCCCACCGCCAGTTCCACCTGCGGCATGCGGTCGCTGATTGACCAGCGGGTAATCAGCTGGCGCAGCGGAAGCAGCAGCGCCGAAATCCGTTGCGGCAGGATATGGCATTCGCGCATGTCGGCAATGAAGGTTGAGCGCTTTTCATGAAACCCCACCAGCACGCCGCCTTTTTTCGCCACATGGCGCACCGACAGCCGGGCACGGTGGCGATAGCCCCAGGTGGGGCCG
Protein-coding regions in this window:
- a CDS encoding TerC family protein; this translates as MYGGFFAAVLVMVLIDMFALNRAGQHKVSVREALGWSAIWFTIAMLFNGWLWWHIRSDTSLALDEAARHALADQKALEFLTGYLIEKSLAVDNIFVFLLLFSFFKVPDIYQRRVLVYGVVGAIVMRAIMIAVGAVLVAEFAWILYVFGAFLVFTGLKMMLPEKEEKDDLTNNPVLKWLRRHLRVTEEFHEEKFFIIRNGVRWATPLFLVLVMIELTDLVFAVDSIPAIFSVTQDPFIVMTSNIFAILGLRALYFLLADIADRFHLLKYGLAAVLTFIGMKMLLLEVFHIPVVVSLAVVFLLLTASIVASLLVSRKTAG
- the rlmD gene encoding 23S rRNA (uracil(1939)-C(5))-methyltransferase RlmD; this encodes MTHPQPIARIESLDFEGRGVAHIDGKTLFIDGALPYETVTYRSYRQKPSYENADTEQVLNASFMRTAPRCPHFGVCGGCSMQHVEFSAQVANKQRVLEDNLGHIGRVKPEVILPPIYGPTWGYRHRARLSVRHVAKKGGVLVGFHEKRSTFIADMRECHILPQRISALLLPLRQLITRWSISDRMPQVELAVGDAVDVLVFRIMDPLTAADETLLRQFVDAHSTPQRALQAWLQPKGPETCYPFYPLDAPALTYSLPDFRVVMPYRPTEFTQVNPGINRVMVARAMRLLNPQPGERIADMFCGIGNFTLPIARSGATVLGMEGSQSLVERAIDNARHNGLDSQVSYRMANLFDVTPESFAALGRFDKMLIDPPRDGAIALCKALDEDTAPAVLVYVSCNPATLARDAGVLVNTKGYTLRSAGIINMFPHTAHVESIALFEKTRPCTSRAELEAQEAAEAEARARAKAASIAARKVKEAAEAEARAARALEKEARRLAWEAKHGSRESTAE
- the radC gene encoding DNA repair protein RadC, whose protein sequence is MSIADWPEDQRPREKLLAKGAASLTDAELLAIFLRTGIRGKNAVELARELIVHFDGSLARLFAASPQAFSAVPGLGLAKFSQLAAVRELADRAMAERLYQDDVLSSPNAVRDYLRLRLGRREREVFVVLCLSAQNRVLAMDELFEGTLTETRVYAREVVRLALLRNAAALIIAHNHPSGASEASQADRLLTQQLQQALALVDIRLLDHVLVAGHQAVSFAEQGWM
- a CDS encoding fatty acid desaturase, whose amino-acid sequence is MEYLNGLIDLPWWGYVLVALGLTHITIASVTIFLHRHQAHRALDLHPLPSHFFRFWLWLTTGMITREWAAIHRKHHARCETPEDPHSPQVLGLKKVLWQGAELYRVACKDRSIMDKFGHGAPDDWIENRLYTPHNGLGIFLMLGLDLLLFGPAGLAIWAVQMVWIPFWAAGVVNGIGHYWGYRNFENEDAATNLVPWGILIGGEELHNNHHTFGTSAKLSYKWYEFDIGWMYIRMLEIARLAKVRRVAPHLALGDTQQVAPLAAETLQTIITNRYAVASQYARQLKTEYAGEIDRLLASAKLPDFHGIHLPKKMKIWLKQDAKDTPDCDRQALDTLLAHSPKLHTIYTMRQELGRLWERSSRSRDELLHDLQDWCTRAEASGIRALREFSLGLRSAA